AAAGAGATTAGCGGTTTTATTACTTAGTCTTTTCAAATCCTCAAAGGTAAATGTGTGTTTTTCGCCTTCATCATTTACCCAGATTAAAGCTCTTTTTTCAGGGTCTATTTCTGCATACTTGTCGATTACATCAAATCCGAAGTTGTAATCGTCGCCGTATTTTAATTTAAAGTTTTCATAGAAATCTTCATATGAGTTGAAATCCACTCTTTCAACAAAATCACTAATTAAGCTTGTCATTTATCATCCCTCTACATTATCATTGCTAAAAATTTAGCCTTTTGGCCGTTAAGTGCGGACATCGCATGTCTGTGACTTGCATCAAATATTACAGAGTCCCCTTCATTGAGGATAATTTCATTGTTGTGTATGTACAATTTCATTGATCCTTCAAGGATGTAATTGAATTCTTGTCCGGCATGTGTGTTTAATGAAGGCACTGAATCTTCTTCAGGATCCACAGTAACAATAAACATTTCTGCCTTTTTATTCTTGAATTTGTCACATAAATTTTCATAAGCATATTCTTTTCTTCTAGATATGGTTATTCCTTTATCTGCACGAGTTACATCGAAAATGCTCATTCTAGTTTCTTCACCAGTTAAAAGTAAACCTAAATCTACTTGGAATTTATTTGCAAGTTCGTAAACAAAACTTGCAGGAATATCAACTTCGCCAGTTTCATATTTTTCATAAAGCTCTTCATCAATATTCATTTCTTCTGCAAAGTCAGAAATTGTAATATCAGAAAGTTCTCTAAGTTCTTTTATTCTATTTCCAATATCTTTGTTGTATTCATTCAAAATAAACACCTTAAAAAAAATTATAAAATAATAATAAATGTAAAATGTTATTTTTATAACATATTATAAATTTTAATTTTCTATTTATATAAACCTTATGACAAATCGTGATAATTATGCATGTTCCATCAAATGATTTGATTATTTTAAATGGGGTAAAATTTAATAGTTTATATACTAGAATAATTAATATTGAATTTGATACTTAAAGGAGGTTGAAAAATGTCAGATATTGATAATGTTGTAATATTTAAAAAGCAATTAGGTTTAAATTTAGAGGTCGAAGATCGTTTTGTAGGACTTAAAATGAAAGAAAACAAGATAATGGCTTTTAATTTTATCGGTCCTGAAAAACTTAAGGATGAAGTTGAAAACTACTTCTCCAAATTCAAAATGCAAGAACCAATCAAAGTGGATATAGGCAATACCGGTGACATTAACTGTTATTTCAAAGGAGTATCTCCAGTAACAGAACATACAATTGACGATATTCCAGTATACAACTTCACAGTATATTTGCAAGAACTTGAAAAAACACCAATTCCTGGTGAAGAAGAAGCTTGTGAAACCTGCTCTGGATGCGGATTCCACTAAAAGTTTTGAAAACTAATTTTTAGTTTTCTTTTTTTTTATTTTTTACAATTGTGTTTTAAACCAATTTATTGTTTCTACTAATTGGTCCTCAAAATCATCAGAATTTACTTTATAGCCAATATTTTTCATGTTTTCAACATTTGCCAGTGAGTGTTTTATGTCTCCTTGTCTTTCTGGAAGATATTCAGGTTCAATCTTGCTGCCTAACGTTTTCTTTATGATTTCATATAGTTTATTGATGGATAACTTTTCCCCTGAAGCTACATTTACAACTCCATTGTAGTCAGACTCTGCCGCCTTTATATTTGCATTTACAATATCTTTAACAAATACGAAATCTCTGGTTTGCTCTCCATCCCCATAGATTACTGGCTGTTCCCCTTCAAGAAGGGCACTTATAAAATTAGGGATTACTGAAGCGTATTGTGAATTCTTATCTTGTTTCGGGCCGAAAACATTAAAATATCTTAAAGCCACTGCATTCAAACCGTATGATTCTGTAAAACTTTTGAGATACAGTTCTCCGCTTGCCTTTGACGCTGCATAAGGTGAAGTTGGCATCAATGGCTCTGTTTCTTTTAGAGGCATGTTTGTATTTTCGCCATAGACTGCTGCTGAAGATGAGAAAACAACTTTTTCAACACCTGCATCTTTAGCGGCTGTTAATAATTTTATGGTGGCTGTTATGTTGTTCTCATTACATTCAATAGGTTTGTCTACGCTTAATGGAACGCTGGCCATAGCTGCAAGGTGGAAAACATAGTCTTTGTCTTTTAAAATTTCATTCAAATCTAATTCATTTAAATCTCCAATTATGATTTCTAAGTTTTCATGATTGGGATTTGAAAGATTTTCCATTTTTCCAGTGGATTTATTGTCAATTATTGTAACTTCATTTTCATCAATTAACTCATCTACAATGTGTGAACCTATAAATCCAAGCCCACCGGTTACTACAACTTTTTTATTTTCCATAATACCACTATAAAATTAGTTTAATTATATAATAATATGAAGTAATAATATTTATATATTTTTAAGGCCTAATTTAAATATCAAGGAGGAGTCTTAATATATGTTTAATTTAATTTTTGAGAGTTTCAATTCTGTTATTTTTACAGGAACATCTAATGGGATTTATACAGTTTTAGGCTCATCAAATTTAATAATTGATTATTTAATTGTTATTGCTGTATCAATTATTGTAGCTTTATTACTTAGACTTCCATTGCTTCCTGATAAACCTTACAGATATTCGTTTAATGTAAGTGCATTATATCCGACTCCAATTATAGCTGTAGGTATTTTATCTTTCTTTTTCATTTTGAACTATTCATTCTGGTCTGAAGGAAAAATCCTTGCTTTAATTATTGGTATTTGCTCTGCATTGTTTGTAAAATATTTATTTTTTTACATATTTCCAAAACCTCCAGCTGAACAACTAGAGGGGGCTGGAAAATGAATACTATTATTGGAATTATAATTGCGGCAGTTATTAGCTGGCTAAATTTTGTCATAATTGATACTTATTTCGGTCTTCCTGAACAACCTGGTGTTAAAGGGGCTGAAAATATTGGGGAATCAATTAGTGAGAGAGATGGAGATATTGCAGGTGGATTTTTCCAAGGAAACATTCTTTGTTCTCCTGATGCATCTGCTGGAACTTTGATTGCAACTATTGGTTATATGCTTATGGGGATTCCTGGAGGGTTATTTGCAGCATTAATTATTTTCATTGGAAATAGGTTATGCGCCGATCCAGGTTATGCTGGTACTTTAGGATCATTTACAATTACTATTATCTTATATTTGACTTCATTTGTGGGTTTAACACCTGAAATGTTCATTACAGGAATGATAATAGCTATTTTAACTATTCAAGGAATTGATCAGGTTGCTGCTTCCAAACTATTGGGAAAAATTGCAGAAAGGTTTAATAGGCATGCTGAAGAGTGATTAAAATGTATGAAGAGATTATCGGAGTAATTATTATATTCGTTGCTTTAAGGGCACTAATTACAAAAAATAAGGCTGAACGATTGCTATATATAAACGTGATTGGTTTTGGTGTGTCTGCTCTTATTGCATTGGTTATTGCTACACCTTTTGCTCTTATTGTTGCGGCGGCATTTTTCATTTGTTCTACTATTAGTGCAAATGCAATTGCATATTGCTTAAAAAGATTGGATAACGAGGTATTATTGGATTAGTAGGGGATTATAATGGAAAATATGGTCGTAACAATTATTGCAATAGCTTTAATGTTAATAGGTTCATTCGGTATCATATTATTGAAAAAACCTTTTGATAAGGTCATAATGTTTTCAATCCTTGATGCTGGATTTGTTTTAGCTGTTGTTCTATTCAAATATTTGGATGTGGCGTTGTTTATTGCAATAGCCGATCCAATTGCAACTATTGTATATTTGGTGTCTATTGTTAAAATTAAAGAGATAAGGACTAAGAAAGTTGAAAGTGGTGAGATACATGATTGATGTTCAATTATTCTTTTATTTTGGTATCTTTTTAGTTATTGTAGGAAGTTTAGCTACAGCATGGGGTCCTGGTGTTAACGATCCTGTTGTAAGGGTATTCAATGCAGAGGTTGCATCAATAGGTGTTTCACTGATCTTATTGTCATATAATCATATGCTGGCACTTTTTACTCTTGTAGCTGCAAGTGTGGCAATGTCTTTGATCTTATTTAGGGCTATTATTCGTCTCGAGGAAATGGGGGCTGATTTATGAGAATTTCAAGGTTATGGAATAAACTTGCCGACCCTAAAAACATTCCTAGATTGTTTGCTTTTGCATTGGGTGTTATTTTGATAGTTGGTTTTGTTGTTCCAATGGATTTAAACGTTGATCAGATTTATGTAAGGTCAGCTCCTCAAGTTCAAGTTGACGAAGGGTTAGCTATTGCACCTTATGATAGGGGTGGTGAAGTTTTAAAAGAACCTGGTATATCCATGGCTCAATATCCTGAAAATGCGCCGGAATTAGGGATGATTAACTCTTATATGACTCCTTTAGCACTTTGGGTTTCATCTATTTCACCGTATTTCGGGACAACAATCTACTCCTCTCCAGGTGGTTTGATAGATGAGATTTTGTATTATACAAGAGGTTTTGATACAATTTTGGAATCCTCCATTTTGATGATGGCGTTCATTGTAGCTTCCTGGCTGGCTGTAAATTACACTATGGATAGGAAAAATCAAAAGGAAGAAATTCATAGGGACGTTAAAAAAGCTATTGCCGATTCAAGCAGAGTAGCTAGTGAAGTTAGAGTTAACGATATTAAGGCTCGTAATAAACAAAATAGGAGGGAGAGATAATGATTTTAGTACCTGCCCATGTTCCTGAGGTATTTGTCACAATGTATCTTCCTTCAATTTATGCAGCATTGATTGTAGGATTTATAGCTACAATGGCGATTGCTTTAAAAAGGGAAGAAATTCATATATTGATTCTTACTGATCTTGTAGGTTTTGCAATGATGATTGTGGTGTCTGCTGTCGGAACCGACCTTGCGGAATCCTTGATTTTACCGGGATTGGTAGTTGAATTGGCTGAAATCATGGCAATTTCTGAAATTTTACTTTCAAGGGAAATGCATAAAATTGAAGCCAATCCTCATAAGAAGCTTAAAAAGTCAGATTCATTATTCCCAGTGCCGTTTGACTTCGATTTAGAAATAATGCATACTGCACCTAATTTCATAGCTTTAATTTTAATAGCTTATGGTATATTCTTAACAGGATTTACTGGTGGGGCAGTTGCTGGTGCCGGAATGACTTTCTATGCATTGTCCAAAAAAGCAAGAGGTCTTCCAATTGTAACAATAGACGGTCTTAGTGGAATTTCTGGAATTTCCTGGTGTTTGTGGATTATTGGATTTGCAGTTTTCTTCTTGGCTCCAAGTTATTGGTTGATTGCATTATTGCTTGCAGCATGTGGTTTATTCTTGAAAGTAGCTTCAAAAGTAGGTTTGATTGGAGTGCTTATGAACGAGGATATTGATAGGAAATAATTGAGAGGTTTTTAACATGGATATTACAACACTTGGTGGAAATTTACTTGGAACTATTCCTTTTGGTGATATAGTATTGTATGTAACACCTTTCAATTTGCTTTTATTTGCAATATTGTTGGCATTTACAATATTGATTGCTATTAGTAATACAGAAACTCAAGTAGAGGCTACATTCGGTTCTCTTAAAAATACTGATGTGGCTGTTGGTAAAAAAGAATTTAAACAAAGAAGATTTTTATCTGTAATTTGTGGTATTGCTTCTGCAGGGGCAATGATTACTGGAGACCTATTTAACTTTACTTTGTTCATGGCTTTGATAGGTATTTTAAATATAGGTATTGTATCTGCAGTAAGACAGGTTAGTGTTCTTAACTCAGCATTCAATTATGGTTTGATAGCTATGATGTGTAGTTTGCCATTGTTTGGTGGTGCGGCCATTATTTTAGCTTCAACAGGAACATTAAGTTTATTTGCTTT
This genomic interval from Methanobrevibacter sp. contains the following:
- a CDS encoding EhaG family protein, which encodes MILVPAHVPEVFVTMYLPSIYAALIVGFIATMAIALKREEIHILILTDLVGFAMMIVVSAVGTDLAESLILPGLVVELAEIMAISEILLSREMHKIEANPHKKLKKSDSLFPVPFDFDLEIMHTAPNFIALILIAYGIFLTGFTGGAVAGAGMTFYALSKKARGLPIVTIDGLSGISGISWCLWIIGFAVFFLAPSYWLIALLLAACGLFLKVASKVGLIGVLMNEDIDRK
- a CDS encoding NAD-dependent epimerase/dehydratase family protein, coding for MENKKVVVTGGLGFIGSHIVDELIDENEVTIIDNKSTGKMENLSNPNHENLEIIIGDLNELDLNEILKDKDYVFHLAAMASVPLSVDKPIECNENNITATIKLLTAAKDAGVEKVVFSSSAAVYGENTNMPLKETEPLMPTSPYAASKASGELYLKSFTESYGLNAVALRYFNVFGPKQDKNSQYASVIPNFISALLEGEQPVIYGDGEQTRDFVFVKDIVNANIKAAESDYNGVVNVASGEKLSINKLYEIIKKTLGSKIEPEYLPERQGDIKHSLANVENMKNIGYKVNSDDFEDQLVETINWFKTQL
- the ehaA gene encoding energy-converting NiFe hydrogenase A subunit EhaA; this translates as MFNLIFESFNSVIFTGTSNGIYTVLGSSNLIIDYLIVIAVSIIVALLLRLPLLPDKPYRYSFNVSALYPTPIIAVGILSFFFILNYSFWSEGKILALIIGICSALFVKYLFFYIFPKPPAEQLEGAGK
- a CDS encoding DUF2109 family protein gives rise to the protein MYEEIIGVIIIFVALRALITKNKAERLLYINVIGFGVSALIALVIATPFALIVAAAFFICSTISANAIAYCLKRLDNEVLLD
- a CDS encoding EhaF family protein, with the translated sequence MRISRLWNKLADPKNIPRLFAFALGVILIVGFVVPMDLNVDQIYVRSAPQVQVDEGLAIAPYDRGGEVLKEPGISMAQYPENAPELGMINSYMTPLALWVSSISPYFGTTIYSSPGGLIDEILYYTRGFDTILESSILMMAFIVASWLAVNYTMDRKNQKEEIHRDVKKAIADSSRVASEVRVNDIKARNKQNRRER
- a CDS encoding EhaD family protein, with amino-acid sequence MENMVVTIIAIALMLIGSFGIILLKKPFDKVIMFSILDAGFVLAVVLFKYLDVALFIAIADPIATIVYLVSIVKIKEIRTKKVESGEIHD
- a CDS encoding EhaE family protein; translated protein: MIDVQLFFYFGIFLVIVGSLATAWGPGVNDPVVRVFNAEVASIGVSLILLSYNHMLALFTLVAASVAMSLILFRAIIRLEEMGADL
- a CDS encoding helix-turn-helix domain-containing protein, producing MFILNEYNKDIGNRIKELRELSDITISDFAEEMNIDEELYEKYETGEVDIPASFVYELANKFQVDLGLLLTGEETRMSIFDVTRADKGITISRRKEYAYENLCDKFKNKKAEMFIVTVDPEEDSVPSLNTHAGQEFNYILEGSMKLYIHNNEIILNEGDSVIFDASHRHAMSALNGQKAKFLAMIM